The uncultured Desulfobulbus sp. genome window below encodes:
- the cobN gene encoding cobaltochelatase subunit CobN: MKIVAILFNHELAHMATAVRTLQNEYALFVEALSRTPESLHDAEQVQSFLEAAEGADICLMHLMGGRSCLPAFDQIVSWLGEHNIGLFAASVPADDDFIAASTLSPEQYEAIHQYLRCGEAENFSQLLLLLANQCTGSEYCVNPPERFPLEGIYHPQAGYLASLDAYRQQVYREHKPTVGVLCGFNPTKSGDSGYLDRLVNSIEEQGANALVVFLSATDPAAKNLRWVAEHYFMDQGEALVDVVISTQGHSLAAYMQGEGTADELFQVLGVPVLKAIITINTLEQWSGSLQGLGFSEISWNVAMPEFDGLIITVPIAAKCVTRTDPQTGAKMVAHQPIPERLDKLVRMSINWARLRHTPPAERKIAIIFHNYPPRNDNIGCAALLDSAPSAINLLHKMEERGYSLEGIPKDGKQLMEGILSGLTNDQRWLTDDQLAHRAVATTSRSRYRQWLDELPRDAREKMERHWGDPPGKHLSYKDELLVGGLVNGNVFIGLQPPRTLEEDAADIYHDPEVPIPYHYHGYYRWIRDEFKANAVIHFGTHGTLEWLPGKSVGLSGSCFPDIAISDLPNVYPYIIHNPGEGTGAKRRSYCCIVDYLTPAMQNADLYEEMAGLDVQLREYYSAKGSESGKVEALQKLIWEAVVQANLDRDLSLSSETVFADFDAFLEDLHAYLNELSDTHIQDGLHILGEPPSGAGLEAFLVALTRLSNGSVPSLRQALAEMQGYDYEELLANRGKLRAEGRTNGDVLNELHGLSLRLVERFHSLDFAEKFIGELQQEVVGGEYPDLRLCLEYIATFLVPALNATTDEISNTLAACAGRYVPAGPSGAPTRGTADILPTGRNFYSVDPRCLPSMAAWQVGVDLADSLLARHLQEERRYPESVGNVLWATDTMRTNGECVAECLYLMGITPIWEQSSGRVLGIKPIALEQLQRPRIDVTVRISGLFRDNFPNLAHLLDEAVDMVACLNEPFESNFIVKHVETEIRERVALGIDATTARREALYRVFGDKPGEYGAGVGEAIASQNWKSQTDLGNIYITWGGYIYGREHFGLSSPEIFKRRLAQVEATTKNMSTREYDALQIDDTYAYHAGMDLAIEAVSGKRPKSYYGDSNDPGRVKIRTTAEEIKYCFRARLVNPKWIKGMQRHGYHGAAEFSRQMDYVFGWEATADVIEDWMWDNLAEKFVLDPEMQQWLKEVNPYALQNMSERLLEAIERGLWDASESMQQQLKEIYLEIEGIIEEMNE; this comes from the coding sequence ATGAAAATAGTCGCAATCCTCTTTAACCATGAACTCGCCCATATGGCCACAGCCGTTCGCACTCTTCAGAACGAATATGCTCTGTTTGTGGAGGCTCTATCACGTACCCCGGAAAGCCTCCATGATGCAGAGCAGGTGCAATCCTTTCTTGAGGCTGCAGAGGGTGCAGATATTTGTTTGATGCACCTCATGGGGGGCAGGTCCTGCCTTCCCGCTTTTGACCAGATCGTCTCCTGGCTGGGTGAGCACAATATTGGCCTCTTTGCTGCCTCGGTACCGGCTGACGATGATTTTATTGCTGCCTCAACGCTCAGCCCTGAGCAGTATGAAGCTATTCATCAGTATCTGCGCTGTGGTGAGGCGGAAAATTTTAGCCAGCTGCTTCTTTTACTGGCCAACCAATGCACTGGTAGTGAATATTGCGTTAATCCCCCCGAACGTTTCCCTCTGGAAGGCATCTATCATCCCCAGGCAGGGTATCTGGCCAGCCTGGATGCCTATCGCCAACAGGTCTATCGTGAACATAAGCCCACAGTCGGTGTGCTCTGCGGCTTTAACCCGACAAAATCGGGAGATTCGGGCTATCTTGACAGGTTGGTCAACTCCATTGAAGAGCAGGGGGCAAACGCACTGGTGGTCTTTCTCTCGGCCACTGATCCTGCTGCGAAAAATCTGCGCTGGGTCGCTGAGCATTATTTCATGGACCAGGGAGAGGCCTTAGTGGATGTGGTCATCAGCACACAAGGGCACTCTCTTGCGGCGTACATGCAGGGGGAGGGAACGGCGGATGAACTCTTTCAGGTTTTGGGCGTGCCGGTTCTTAAGGCCATCATCACTATTAATACCCTTGAACAGTGGAGCGGAAGCCTGCAGGGGCTTGGCTTCAGTGAGATCTCCTGGAATGTGGCCATGCCCGAGTTTGACGGGCTCATTATTACCGTCCCCATTGCCGCGAAATGTGTCACCAGGACTGATCCTCAGACCGGTGCCAAGATGGTTGCGCACCAGCCCATTCCAGAGCGGCTTGATAAACTGGTGCGGATGAGCATTAACTGGGCCCGGCTCAGGCATACCCCACCTGCAGAACGCAAGATTGCCATTATTTTTCATAATTATCCGCCACGAAATGACAACATCGGCTGTGCCGCCTTACTTGACTCCGCCCCTTCAGCAATCAATCTGCTGCATAAAATGGAGGAGCGGGGCTATAGCCTCGAAGGCATTCCTAAAGACGGAAAACAACTGATGGAGGGCATCCTTTCAGGGCTGACCAACGATCAACGCTGGTTAACCGATGATCAGCTCGCCCATCGGGCCGTGGCCACGACATCTCGCAGCCGTTATCGCCAATGGTTGGACGAGCTGCCCCGGGATGCCAGGGAGAAAATGGAACGTCATTGGGGAGATCCTCCCGGAAAACACTTAAGCTACAAAGACGAGCTGCTGGTCGGTGGCCTGGTCAACGGTAACGTCTTTATCGGTCTGCAGCCACCTCGTACCCTGGAGGAAGACGCTGCCGACATCTATCACGACCCTGAAGTCCCTATTCCCTATCATTATCATGGCTATTATCGCTGGATCAGGGATGAGTTCAAGGCCAACGCGGTGATCCACTTTGGGACCCATGGCACTCTGGAGTGGCTTCCTGGAAAATCGGTCGGTCTCTCCGGCTCTTGTTTTCCGGATATAGCCATCTCTGACCTGCCCAACGTGTACCCCTATATCATCCACAATCCCGGCGAGGGGACCGGTGCCAAGCGGCGTAGCTACTGCTGTATCGTTGATTATCTTACTCCGGCGATGCAGAATGCCGATCTTTATGAGGAAATGGCCGGTCTGGATGTGCAGCTCAGGGAGTATTATTCCGCAAAGGGGTCCGAGTCAGGTAAGGTAGAGGCTCTGCAGAAGCTGATTTGGGAGGCTGTGGTCCAGGCTAACCTTGATCGAGACCTCTCGCTTTCGTCTGAGACGGTGTTTGCTGATTTCGATGCCTTCCTGGAGGATCTGCATGCCTATCTCAATGAACTCTCCGATACCCATATTCAGGATGGGTTGCATATTCTAGGGGAACCGCCCTCCGGGGCCGGGCTGGAGGCATTTCTGGTCGCTTTGACCCGGTTGAGCAATGGGAGCGTGCCCTCGTTGCGGCAGGCCCTCGCTGAGATGCAGGGCTACGATTACGAAGAATTGTTGGCGAATCGAGGGAAATTGCGGGCAGAAGGGCGGACCAACGGCGATGTGCTGAACGAGTTGCATGGTCTCTCTCTTAGGTTGGTGGAGAGGTTTCACTCCCTTGACTTTGCAGAAAAGTTCATTGGGGAGTTGCAGCAGGAGGTGGTCGGGGGTGAGTATCCGGATCTGCGGCTTTGCCTGGAGTACATCGCCACCTTTCTGGTTCCGGCCCTGAACGCCACCACCGACGAGATAAGCAATACGCTTGCAGCCTGCGCTGGCAGGTATGTACCGGCTGGACCATCAGGCGCCCCGACACGCGGCACCGCTGATATCCTGCCCACAGGACGCAATTTTTACTCTGTGGATCCTCGTTGTCTGCCTTCCATGGCCGCCTGGCAAGTGGGCGTCGATCTGGCCGATAGCCTGCTAGCCAGACATCTGCAAGAGGAGAGGCGATATCCGGAAAGTGTGGGCAATGTGCTCTGGGCGACCGACACCATGCGCACCAACGGCGAGTGTGTGGCCGAGTGCCTCTATCTGATGGGGATTACTCCAATTTGGGAACAGTCCAGCGGGCGGGTGCTGGGGATTAAGCCCATAGCCCTTGAGCAGCTGCAACGTCCCCGCATCGACGTTACGGTACGTATCAGCGGTCTGTTCAGAGATAATTTTCCCAACCTGGCCCACCTCCTTGACGAGGCCGTGGACATGGTCGCCTGCCTAAACGAACCTTTTGAAAGCAATTTCATTGTCAAACACGTGGAAACCGAAATTCGTGAACGGGTTGCGCTAGGGATTGATGCCACGACCGCGCGCCGGGAGGCACTCTACAGAGTCTTTGGCGATAAACCAGGAGAGTATGGTGCCGGTGTCGGCGAGGCAATCGCCTCACAGAACTGGAAGAGCCAGACAGACCTGGGCAATATTTACATCACCTGGGGTGGCTATATTTACGGCAGGGAGCATTTTGGCCTCAGCTCGCCGGAGATATTCAAAAGGCGACTTGCCCAGGTGGAGGCAACCACCAAGAATATGAGCACCCGTGAGTACGATGCCCTGCAGATCGATGACACCTATGCCTATCACGCGGGCATGGATTTGGCTATCGAGGCGGTCAGCGGAAAGCGCCCCAAATCCTATTACGGCGACAGTAATGACCCCGGCCGGGTCAAGATCCGTACCACGGCCGAAGAAATTAAATATTGCTTCAGGGCCCGTCTGGTGAATCCCAAGTGGATCAAGGGGATGCAGCGTCATGGCTACCATGGGGCCGCCGAGTTTTCCCGCCAGATGGACTATGTCTTTGGTTGGGAGGCTACGGCCGATGTTATCGAAGATTGGATGTGGGATAACCTGGCGGAAAAATTCGTGCTAGATCCTGAGATGCAGCAGTGGCTCAAAGAGGTCAATCCCTATGCCCTGCAGAATATGAGCGAACGACTGCTGGAGGCCATTGAACGTGGACTCTGGGATGCATCAGAATCTATGCAACAGCAACTCAAGGAAATCTATCTTGAGATTGAAGGGATTATAGAAGAAATGAATGAATAA
- a CDS encoding TonB-dependent receptor → MKKVLVTGIALAMVSTIAVAEEEQNVSHQNELVVTATRDENRAIDVPISTQIIGQEEIKMSGATDLGQLLSTYVTGYNKQYPGGILNPVGLRGFKTDAHGLDQQGAVLILIDGHRVGTGNAAKINLDRIERVEVIKGPASALYGSAAMGGVINLITKKGANGFGGSVGVEAGSFDYYTAQANVEGRINDKLSIAASISGETEGDYDTVNYGTAYNSGVDRLNIGGNVTYTFNDNHEIRIGGNYSDLEGESVAWVSGNYSSYDPTTEEYSDKSTGYADLEYNGDYFADTVHWKAVLYYLWDKNHWYTGSADSTSDQTKYIQQTLGTDQQLSWKINDWNTVMIGLTVDFMDQESEGVSNYLPSAPSTPDLDYTTQGYFLQDSMDLFDNRLNIILAVRYDRFDIKTSQSKSDPSATFNGIDTDFDHVSPKIGIGMKFFDELLRVRADLGEGFKSPTAGQLGYDLYYGTRHYVGNPNLSPETSLSYNLGFDVYLDAFTFTATYFHTDYEDMIASVDDTVSEPGYTVVNYENVENALITGFDFSLDWNIAKTFDLPFDASIWSNLTINTEKENEVTGKDLTQIADYEVKSGLKLGYKGLSGQLGYTHIGPNMRSSSAEMESFEFWDLTMRYQFMENWEVKAGIYNLTDQDYSWQYGYPMPERNYRLGLTYKF, encoded by the coding sequence ATGAAGAAAGTTTTAGTGACCGGAATTGCACTGGCAATGGTATCAACCATCGCTGTTGCCGAGGAGGAGCAGAATGTCTCCCATCAAAATGAGTTGGTTGTTACAGCAACCCGTGATGAAAATCGAGCTATAGATGTTCCTATATCAACTCAGATCATCGGTCAGGAAGAAATCAAAATGTCAGGAGCCACCGATCTGGGGCAGCTTTTGAGCACCTATGTAACGGGGTACAATAAACAATATCCTGGTGGAATACTGAATCCGGTTGGACTGCGTGGGTTTAAAACCGATGCGCATGGACTCGATCAGCAGGGGGCTGTTCTCATATTGATTGATGGTCATCGCGTGGGTACTGGGAATGCGGCAAAGATTAACCTTGATCGTATTGAGCGGGTTGAGGTCATCAAAGGCCCAGCTTCTGCTCTCTATGGCTCTGCTGCCATGGGAGGCGTGATTAACCTGATTACCAAAAAGGGGGCTAATGGGTTTGGCGGTTCTGTTGGTGTGGAAGCAGGTAGCTTTGACTATTACACCGCTCAGGCAAATGTTGAGGGAAGAATCAATGATAAATTGAGTATCGCTGCCTCAATCAGTGGAGAAACAGAAGGTGATTACGATACGGTGAATTATGGCACCGCCTATAATTCAGGTGTCGATAGGCTCAATATAGGCGGCAATGTCACCTACACCTTTAACGACAACCATGAAATTCGGATTGGAGGGAACTATTCAGACTTGGAAGGTGAGAGTGTCGCCTGGGTAAGTGGGAATTATTCTTCTTATGACCCTACCACTGAAGAATACAGCGATAAAAGCACTGGCTATGCTGATCTTGAGTATAACGGTGACTATTTCGCGGATACCGTTCATTGGAAAGCGGTATTGTATTATCTCTGGGATAAAAACCATTGGTATACTGGTTCAGCTGACTCTACGTCAGATCAGACAAAATATATACAGCAGACTCTTGGCACCGACCAGCAGCTCAGCTGGAAAATAAATGATTGGAATACGGTCATGATCGGGTTAACAGTCGATTTTATGGACCAGGAAAGTGAAGGCGTTTCAAATTACTTGCCCTCGGCGCCATCCACGCCAGATCTCGATTATACCACCCAAGGGTACTTCTTGCAGGATTCCATGGATTTGTTTGATAATAGGTTGAACATTATTTTAGCTGTTCGCTATGATCGATTTGATATAAAAACTTCCCAGTCCAAATCGGATCCTTCAGCAACTTTTAACGGAATCGACACTGACTTTGACCATGTTTCTCCCAAGATTGGCATCGGGATGAAATTTTTTGATGAACTGCTTCGGGTTCGTGCCGATTTGGGAGAGGGGTTCAAATCTCCGACCGCTGGTCAGCTGGGATATGACTTGTATTACGGTACTCGTCATTACGTAGGCAATCCCAATTTGAGTCCTGAAACCTCATTGAGCTACAATCTGGGGTTTGATGTCTACCTTGATGCTTTTACCTTTACGGCTACATATTTTCATACTGATTATGAGGATATGATTGCTTCTGTCGATGATACCGTCAGTGAGCCAGGGTATACCGTTGTTAATTATGAGAATGTTGAGAACGCTCTTATTACCGGATTCGATTTTTCCCTTGATTGGAATATTGCAAAAACCTTTGACCTGCCCTTTGATGCTTCAATTTGGTCTAATTTGACCATCAATACTGAAAAGGAAAATGAGGTAACTGGGAAAGATTTGACGCAAATAGCAGACTATGAGGTTAAATCAGGGCTTAAACTTGGATACAAAGGTTTATCGGGCCAGTTGGGATATACCCATATCGGACCTAACATGAGATCTTCATCTGCCGAGATGGAGAGTTTTGAATTTTGGGATCTGACAATGCGCTATCAGTTCATGGAAAATTGGGAGGTAAAGGCAGGTATCTATAACCTTACCGATCAGGATTACTCTTGGCAATATGGGTACCCTATGCCTGAGAGAAATTATCGCCTGGGACTGACATACAAGTTCTAA
- a CDS encoding anaerobic ribonucleoside-triphosphate reductase activating protein, with amino-acid sequence MKTTSELNIGGYHPASFIDYPGRVAAVIFFQGCNFHCPYCHNVQLIPQDEGSSLSEKEILKQLHARRGKLSGVVLTGGEPTLQSGLLSFCQSLQEMGYPLKLDTNGSNPQRLQQLIEKGVLNYVAMDIKAPLPLYSLLAGKKVDTAALQRSITILSTSGIPHHFRTTFDTTRLTKDDLLAIKGLVPAGSEHLVQACR; translated from the coding sequence GCTGAATATCGGTGGCTACCACCCCGCAAGTTTCATCGATTACCCAGGGAGAGTGGCAGCGGTGATCTTTTTTCAGGGATGCAACTTTCACTGTCCCTACTGCCACAATGTGCAGCTGATTCCCCAAGATGAGGGTTCTTCCTTGAGTGAGAAGGAAATCTTGAAACAACTGCATGCACGGAGAGGAAAACTCTCCGGCGTGGTGCTCACCGGTGGGGAACCGACTCTGCAGTCAGGCCTGTTGTCATTTTGCCAGTCTCTGCAAGAGATGGGCTATCCGCTAAAACTCGATACAAACGGCAGTAATCCGCAACGTCTGCAGCAGCTCATCGAAAAAGGGGTGCTGAACTATGTGGCCATGGACATCAAGGCTCCGCTGCCCCTCTACTCCCTTCTTGCAGGCAAAAAGGTGGATACGGCGGCCCTGCAACGCTCAATAACGATCCTGAGCACAAGTGGCATTCCCCACCACTTTCGTACGACCTTTGATACGACTCGACTCACCAAGGATGATCTCCTTGCAATCAAAGGACTGGTTCCAGCCGGATCTGAGCATCTTGTCCAGGCCTGCCGTTGA